The proteins below come from a single Danaus plexippus chromosome 20, MEX_DaPlex, whole genome shotgun sequence genomic window:
- the LOC116774098 gene encoding uncharacterized protein LOC116774098 isoform X1: protein MRSVIYMVALLALAYAAPAPEPAPAAKPNPNPEPADDNRPEIIEIIAPAASAQETLSTLNLGAPGSELSERNKRTIGILRQLFPSLTQIIEKKVQDITSAVLKVFGPVFLRAFLGNRNGGKSNSGGGTIELDDSDEDDDDEDDPQASATSTSTSAPERRRRALFLLPNAIAEENQLLSGAESQQAEVRVAFGDNQAASSDDQQTAAQTNSATIDEISLDDADDSEENRNKRFLNFGGSSSSGGGGSGNFLFDIVRLVAGSSSSGSSGDAGAAEGEDASAGKGDNLTEGVPGPITRLFIIANRGIANLIQDLILRIAQTSERIVNFKARLITSII from the exons ATGAGGAGTGTCATATATATGGTCGCCCTACTGGCGCTAGCATACGCCGCCCCTGCCCCTGAACCGGCGCCTGCGGCGAAGCCCAACCCAAATCCCGAGCCCGCAGACGACAACCGACCAGAAATCATTGAAATCATCGCACCAGCGGCCAGCGCACAG GAGACTCTCTCGACCCTAAACCTTGGCGCTCCCGGGTCTGAGCTGAGTGAACGTAACAAGCGAACGATCGGCATCCTGAGACAACTGTTCCCATCATTGACTCAG ATAATCGAAAAGAAGGTACAGGATATCACCAGCGCGGTGCTGAAAGTATTCGGGCCCGTATTTCTCCGCGCCTTCCTAGGCAACCGCAATGGCGGGAAGAGCAATAGCGGTGGAGGAACCATCGAGCTGGACGACTCCGACGAGGATGATGACGACGAAGACGACCCGCAGGCGTCCGCCACCAGCACGAGCACCAGCGCTCCGGAAAGAAGGAGACGCGCGTTGTTCCTCCTGCCG AATGCCATCGCTGAAGAAAACCAGCTGCTCTCCGGAGCAGAGTCTCAGCAGGCCGAGGTTCGAGTCGCTTTCGGAGATAACCAAGCGGCCTCCAGCGACGACCAGCAGACCGCAGCGCAGACCAACTCGGCCACCATCGATGAGATTTCTCTAGATGATGCTGACGACAGTgaagaaaatagaaataaaag atTCCTTAACTTTGGAGGTTCGAGTTCATCAGGAGGAGGTGGCTCCGGCAACTTCTTATTTGACATCGTGAGA CTGGTGGCCGGGTCGTCGTCTAGTGGGTCGTCAGGAGACGCAGGCGCCGCGGAGGGCGAAGACGCCAGCGCCGGTAAAGGAGACAACCTGACGGAGGGCGTCCCCGGACCCATCACACGGCTCTTCATCATCGCCAACAGAGGCATCGCCAACCTCATCCAGGACCTCATCCTCCGCATCGCGCAGACTTCTGAGAGGATAGTCAACTTCAAGGCTCGACTCATCACATCCATCATCTAA
- the LOC116774098 gene encoding uncharacterized protein LOC116774098 isoform X2 → MRSVIYMVALLALAYAAPAPEPAPAAKPNPNPEPADDNRPEIIEIIAPAASAQETLSTLNLGAPGSELSERNKRTIGILRQLFPSLTQIIEKKVQDITSAVLKVFGPVFLRAFLGNRNGGKSNSGGGTIELDDSDEDDDDEDDPQASATSTSTSAPERRRRALFLLPNAIAEENQLLSGAESQQAEVRVAFGDNQAASSDDQQTAAQTNSATIDEISLDDADDSEENRNKRFLNFGGSSSSGGGGSGNFLFDIVRRPAEAVARAAGSAFRIFSGTDSLNLGITASHSATLDPNDLTQLVAGSSSSGSSGDAGAAEGEDASAGKGDNLTEGVPGPITRLFIIANRGIANLIQDLILRIAQTSERIVNFKARLITSII, encoded by the exons ATGAGGAGTGTCATATATATGGTCGCCCTACTGGCGCTAGCATACGCCGCCCCTGCCCCTGAACCGGCGCCTGCGGCGAAGCCCAACCCAAATCCCGAGCCCGCAGACGACAACCGACCAGAAATCATTGAAATCATCGCACCAGCGGCCAGCGCACAG GAGACTCTCTCGACCCTAAACCTTGGCGCTCCCGGGTCTGAGCTGAGTGAACGTAACAAGCGAACGATCGGCATCCTGAGACAACTGTTCCCATCATTGACTCAG ATAATCGAAAAGAAGGTACAGGATATCACCAGCGCGGTGCTGAAAGTATTCGGGCCCGTATTTCTCCGCGCCTTCCTAGGCAACCGCAATGGCGGGAAGAGCAATAGCGGTGGAGGAACCATCGAGCTGGACGACTCCGACGAGGATGATGACGACGAAGACGACCCGCAGGCGTCCGCCACCAGCACGAGCACCAGCGCTCCGGAAAGAAGGAGACGCGCGTTGTTCCTCCTGCCG AATGCCATCGCTGAAGAAAACCAGCTGCTCTCCGGAGCAGAGTCTCAGCAGGCCGAGGTTCGAGTCGCTTTCGGAGATAACCAAGCGGCCTCCAGCGACGACCAGCAGACCGCAGCGCAGACCAACTCGGCCACCATCGATGAGATTTCTCTAGATGATGCTGACGACAGTgaagaaaatagaaataaaag atTCCTTAACTTTGGAGGTTCGAGTTCATCAGGAGGAGGTGGCTCCGGCAACTTCTTATTTGACATCGTGAGA CGTCCAGCAGAGGCCGTGGCAAGAGCGGCTGGATCCGCTTTCCGTATCTTCTCGGGGACGGACTCTCTCAACTTGGGCATCACCGCCTCGCACTCCGCCACCCTCGACCCCAACGACCTTACACAA CTGGTGGCCGGGTCGTCGTCTAGTGGGTCGTCAGGAGACGCAGGCGCCGCGGAGGGCGAAGACGCCAGCGCCGGTAAAGGAGACAACCTGACGGAGGGCGTCCCCGGACCCATCACACGGCTCTTCATCATCGCCAACAGAGGCATCGCCAACCTCATCCAGGACCTCATCCTCCGCATCGCGCAGACTTCTGAGAGGATAGTCAACTTCAAGGCTCGACTCATCACATCCATCATCTAA
- the LOC116773913 gene encoding actin-related protein 10: MALYEGIALIQEKQAVVLDLGHDYTKFGFTGEAAPRCIIPSSFWSPDEKCYKKVYDYKDEDELYENLVHMLHLLYFRHVLVNPKERKVVVVESLLTPTLFRETLAKVLFMHYEVSGVMWADSARLCALTLGTNITLVVNIGALEAEVVAVVHGSPVIHAIQSGPLGARAVSTELARLLDEQYGAPLQLSEHVLEDIRVRACFVPGRARALTLDDPSTVGARGVSVTGPDRVLTVGGKARERAAETLFLRNNELASLPDLMLKCILQCPIDVRRELAANILVTGGGAALTGLKARLAAELRHLVTLTPYSESLHGLQFSFHSAPSPDSTVSWMGGALAGAADSGSRALLKDVYSRSRRLRDWPCLLHTTPPDHHHWAELQC; this comes from the exons ATGGCCCTTTACGAAGGGATCGCCCTTATTCAAGAAAAGCAAGCAGTGGTTTTGGATCTTGGTCATGACTATACCAA ATTCGGTTTTACGGGAGAGGCGGCGCCACGATGTATCATTCCCTCAAGTTTTTGGAGCCCAgatgaaaaatgttataagaaaGTGTATGATTACAAAGATGAAGATGAACTGTATGAAAACCTTGTACATATGCTGCATCTGCTGTATTTCAg ACATGTTCTAGTGAATCCTAAGGAGCGTAAAGTAGTAGTAGTGGAATCTCTCCTAACTCCTACACTCTTTAGAGAGACTCTAGCCAAAGTGCTGTTCATGCATTATGAG GTGTCGGGTGTGATGTGGGCGGACAGCGCTCGACTGTGTGCCCTCACACTGGGGACAAACATCACACTTGTTGTTAACATTGGAGCACTTGAAGCTGAGGTTGTGGCTG TGGTCCACGGCAGTCCCGTCATCCACGCCATTCAGAGCGGCCCGCTGGGAGCTCGCGCCGTGTCCACGGAGCTCGCCCGTCTCCTCGACGAGCAGTACGGAGCTCCGCTCCAACTGTCGGAACACGTCCTCGAGGACATCCGCGTGCGCGCCTGCTTCGTGCCCGGCAGAGCACGTGCTCTCACCCTGGACGACCCGAGCACGGTGGGGGCGCGCGGTGTCTCCGTCACCGGACCGGATCGAGTCCTCACCGTGGGCGGGAAAGCGCGCGAGCGAGCTGCAGAGACGCTGTTCCTTAGAAACAACGAGTTGGCGTCGCTGCCCGATCTTATGCTCAAATGTATCCTCCAG TGTCCGATCGACGTACGGCGCGAGCTGGCCGCGAACATCCTGGTGACGGGCGGCGGCGCGGCGCTCACCGGGCTCAAGGCGCGCTTGGCGGCGGAGCTGAGACACCTCGTCACCCTGACGCCCTACAG TGAGTCGCTGCACGGACTCCAGTTCTCGTTCCACTCAGCGCCGTCTCCGGACAGCACGGTGTCGTGGATGGGCGGGGCGCTGGCGGGCGCAGCGGACAGCGGCTCTCGGGCGCTCCTCAAAGACGTGTACTCCCGGTCGCGGCGCCTGAGGGACTGGCCGTGTCTGCTACACACCACGCCGCCCGACCATCATCACTGGGCGGAGCTTCAATGCTGA